CAAAGACATGAGAACGTACATGAAAAGATACTATGTAGAAAATActgtacatatatttttaaattaacaacTATATGGTGTCGTTTAATGCACACCCTTTTGTCTCCTGTTGTAGAAGTAAAACAGCTACACCCGACGAAAATATTACtatctcaaacaaaaaaattgataagaTTTGGTGGCAGGCATGCAAGAGAGAAACTGCCACAAGGGGGCATAGCATCCCACCAATTCTTCCCACAGAGCTAGCAGTTCCAAAGCCGGTGGTCCTGACCGTTGTTGGGTACACCTATGGAAAAGAACACACATTTACATAAATTAGCAACAAAAACCACAGTGAGGATGCCACATGGATAGACATTCACAAATATAGAATGGAACTTAATCAATCAGCCCTTCATAATTTTTCCTGTTACTTTgtccaaaggaaaaggaaggatttcttttcaaattcatttctaAGTAACTAATAGAACCTTTTTGTCCCAGCCGTATTTCTGTCGATGTTTTCATCCTTGCCTAGTGTTCTTAGTTAGTCCCTGAAGTTAAATTTGCCAACTAaatctgtttttctttcaaagcaACACAAGTATCCTGAAAAAGGGAAAGACATAAGAAGCTAATAAAATAATAGATAAGcatttttcaaatgacataAGCCATTTTGCTAGACCTTAGCAAGCTGCTAATAATGGTTAAAGTAATAAAATGATGAATGTGCCTTGAAACTGCAAATGTGAGGGACAGATTTGTTGATCGCAGTAAGGCAAGGACGGATGTATGAATTGCCATCAAGTTAGGTTTAAGTttgtaaaagataaaaaaaataaaaaaacaatggaACCCACTTTCAACATGGATCATATTGAGACCAGATGGAGTAATTTATCAGCTAGACTCAAATATCAATTCTGAATCTGACCCTCCAATTTAATTCAAGGATCTCCTTCTTAGTATATTACCCAGGCTGCTGTTTAATTTCACTGAAAACACACTCTGAAGCCAAATTCAAGCTGAATTTCCTTACGAGCTACATAAGTACTCCAACAGTTCCTTAAGCGTGATCAAGCAATGCAATTATGGTGGAGATGAATGAAAGATGACAAGTTCAAACGGATATCATGCCTCTCAAATGATGTTTTAAAGTTTCCTGTTTCATATGTTGGCCATAAAATGTCAAGCAAGCTACACATGCAACCCATCTAATATTCACACAAAATCATGGGGGAGGGATGCCTATAAATGAAGGTGCAATATGATATCAGAAAAAAGGTTTCAGTTACAAACCTCTGGCACATAAATATAGAGGATAGTGAAGCTTCCTGAAATAAATAAGCGAGCTCCAAACAGCAGGCAAGTGGTTACAAGCTCAGATTGGTGGAATACCAGTGGAATAAGTAGGATACAACACATAAAAAGCATAGCTGACATTGAGAGCTTCCGCCCAATCCTATCTACCACTGCCATTGATAATAGAAGCCCAGGAAACTCTGCAGAAAATTCCCATTGTATTTTCAGCCACAAATTTTTGAGGAAATCAGTCTAGTTTACTTAGAGATTTTAGAAATAATAAACATGAGACTGAAATGGGAAAGAATTCTGTTTTCACAATAGTTTACCTGCGAAGCTTGTGACAAGAACATCTCTGTAAagattcttgttttttgaatcaATTTTGTGGAAGTCATTTGGTACACAGTTCCTGCTAGTGCTGCTCAACTCAGTGGTAAGCAGTACAAGGCCATAGTATGAAAATGCATGTGCGAAGAAAACCATCCATATCAAAAGAGTTGTTCTGATTAATTTTCGTGAAAGAAGCAGAGATAATGTTGTCATAGCCCCTACTTGGTTTTCTGCTTCTTCAATAACTTTGCCTTCTAATTTTCTCACTGACAGCAAGTGTAAGCCTTCTGTCTGACAAGTTTGTAATTCATTCTCAATAATATGATCAGAAACAAGAATGCCAGATGGGAGTTGCTTCTTGTTTATAACTGCAATATTCTCCAAAATATGAAGGGCATCAGCTGTCCTTCCTCTCATACAGAGATATCTGGGTGACTCTGGCACCATTCTGTAGAACAAAAGCAGGATAATCGAGGGGATAGAAGAAAGTGCAAGCAGCCACCTCCACCCAAGTGTTGGCATAATAAGCtgagagagaaagtgtgtgtgagagagaactTAGCTCTTATCAAACATATAAGGACAGCAATTTAATAACAAGAAGAAGTTTGGATAAATTTGACAATTAAGAGAATGAGCTAaacatatatttacatattggaTAGAGAAAATTTGCCAGGTCCcaaattaagtaaaaaatgGTAAACCTAACTAGGCATGTGTAGTTGACTAATGTCACCTGGTGTCCTGGCTAATAATCCAAGAAATATTGAAGCTAGTGCATGCTTTCATAAGAATAagatactctctctctcattctttctctctctcatgaagAATGACCCTTTCGCACCGAAATTGTGTTAGTTTAAGTTGTTTATCTAACCCTGCATTCTTGAAGATTGAGCCTTCGCACCTATAAGTTCCTGAACTTAGTGGATTCTGGCTTCCTCAAACAGGTAACTTTCATTCCCAAATCTCAGAAAATTTCCCTCAGCTGGTTAGAATACATAAATATTCAAAGCTGAACCTGTCAAAATTCAACCCATTCTGCCCCCCTGTCCGACCATCATCTAAAGAATCTGCATCTTCTTAAGCCCGAATATTTGGTCCTCAAATTTGGGTTAGAATGTCTATATACAGTGTTGTGTGTATTGACCCATACCATGCAATATGTTATGATATGTAATGTATTGGTTGAGAAACCatttagttacaccccttgtaacAGTTATAGAGGTGTAATGTGCAATATCGTATCATATGGTGTTGTATCGCATGATAACAGTGTTATATCAACAATCAGTGCAACCTGGTGCTGTATCATAAGATACAGTGCGGTATGCTCCGTAGCATCAGACACAGGAGTGGCAAAAATGGGGATGCGGATatgattttccattttcaggTATAAATTTCCTGTCCTACTCGACTTCTAGACACTCTTAGGAGTTGTGTGAGGGAGATTGTCATTTTGAAGAAAACATTGATTTAAGCGTAGATTTTCATGTGAGAGATCGATTGTGGTTGAACAAAGAGGATTTCCTaactttccttctttttgtgcATGAAAACCTATTCTACAATAAAAGGTATAAAATCTTTCACTTTTACCATATATTTCTAATCTTGCATGGCAATGGTGCTTAGAAAATTTGTTGAAACTAGCTGATATTAGCTTATAAGTCTTGTAAAAGAGATGCTCCAAATCTCTCTGCTAAAACATTTAGTTAGAATTCATGAAAATATGGACCTATGCACCTATAGAGATATGCCAAGAGCTATGCATAGGCAACGTATGCAAATGGTTAAAGCTCTAAAAGCCAGATTGGGAGACATAAAAGAAGCTGAAATGAGCTCTTATGAGCCTTGGGAAGTGGAGAATGAGGATAATATTGAGCTTTGTATGTTTTATCTTATAGATGCTAATGCAAGATCAGATGTGGCTAGTTCAAGGTAAAAAGAGAATGCTAATGCATGCAAGAGGTAGGTCGAGTGCTTCTCCCTTAGAAATTTTTTCCTTCGCACACAATTCCAAATTCTCAACCTGAAATTTGAACAACTATGTCCTAGGAAAATAAATGCAGTTGAGAGATGGCCTTATGATACATGTTCTCCACTTAATGTGACAaactcattttgtttttatgcTATCACAAGTAGTTTCATTAGCCCCATggtataaaaggaaaaattcgTGAAGCAAATGTTAAAGAAGCAAGAACATCTTGTGATGAATTGAGATTGAGTTGGAAAGAAATAGGTTGCAGTGTCATGGGAGATAGGTGGGATTCTTTCGGACTCCAAGTGTTAATTGCATcaatgttatgtttaaacaTCTTGGCAGAATAGATGAGATGAAATCAACTAATGAACAATGtcaggagatgaagaagaataCATTTATAAATGTGCATACTATAAATGTGCATATGTATTGGGTTTGCTGcgaaaatatatatatggaggTGAAATGATCCAGCATACAGAAACTAGAATTGAAACAATTATTTTGGCAATACAGAGTACAGTAAAATAGGGAAATGCTTTAAGACATATGTgcttaaacaataaaaaggttGTCTCCATTCTCATAAGAGAAAGTCAAGGGAAGTTGTGGATATGTGGATATTGCATTCAATAGTCAATTTGGGCATCATGCATCAAACTATTGGAAATCAGAATACCCTTGGCCTTGTTAAATTTTTGCAATTAGTTGACAGTGAAGATAGATAGGTCTGCCATCAGGTACCTCTATGAAGCTATAGGCCAAACAAAAAATGCtgtcaaagagaaagagaatgtaaagagaaaaaaagagttaTATCTAACTACATAAAGGATTCTGGGCAACTTCACTGGCTCTTCATGCAGTAGCATATTACTTAAATCCTACATTGAGATTTACTGCAACAGGTGTTTAGATATATGGTGGAATAGGTTTAGGCTGACTAGCCAATCCTTAAGGCTTTGTAATTAAAAACTTTAGTCAGATGTGGAATGCAAGTGGACGTGAAAGACATTGAAGGGTTTTCCAATAGATCCACACTAGGAAGAGAAATAGATTAGAATGTAAAAGGTTGAATGAATCTCCTCTCAATATTACATAAGAAAAAGTTCAAAGATTTGGATTATACCCATGCTAAAGAAGCCTCCAAAATTGCACCAAGTGTCCAAAATCCAGAAAAGATGACCATCCAAGTTCCTCTACTCCGAGAAGGAACAAATTCCAAGAACCAAGAATTAAGAACAGGACCACCACCCAAGCCAATTCCAACTATACAGCGGAAGGCAACCAATGAAATATAAGTTGGGGCAAAAGCACTCAGACACCCGACTCCACCAGTGACAAAAGCTGTTGCTAGAAACCCATTCCTGGCATGTACCACCAATCAAGATAGAAAGTGTTCAATCAGCACAATATATCAAAGCACAATTTGTAAGTAGTAGCATTTTTCCTTCATCAATTAAGTACAAAACGAAAAAATAACGACCCATGCAGATAACAATTGTAGTCCAAGGCACAAAATTACTGTGAACAGCAagaattttcatattttatcaCTACTTGAATTTATATAaatgtctatgtgtgtgtgtgcatgtgtgtgtatactgtatatatatgttgttatgtGCTAGAACAATGCACAGTAATATAGGTTGAATATgcaattttaatatttatttctgTGTGTGTATTTATTTGTCTGTCTTAATTTTCCACTTTTTGTAAAGTTTGGTCTTTTGACCAAAAGGCTTGACTACCCATTGTTTAGTCAAATTGGTTCCGACTAGAACCATCGGGAATGGCCAACAGCTGGCTGACTCCTTGGCTAATTGTACATATAGAGGGTCTTTCCCTCTGGGGTAAACCAAAACATGTGGGTTGTTACAAAGGACACAAAACTAAATTAATGGCCAAGACTACAGACAAGAACATGGAATAGATTACAAAACTTTTCTCCACATGGCTAGAATGTCCACCATTGGAACCCTTATAGCTGTGCTTTAATTGGAAATTGGAACTTTTACAAAT
This window of the Nymphaea colorata isolate Beijing-Zhang1983 chromosome 2, ASM883128v2, whole genome shotgun sequence genome carries:
- the LOC116248749 gene encoding organic cation/carnitine transporter 7-like, with product MGGDTSTYTVDDALLVLGFGKFQVLMLAYAGMGWISEAMEVMLLSFVGPAVQLEWGLSSHQESMITSVVFAGMLVGSYSWGIVSDNYGRRNGFLATAFVTGGVGCLSAFAPTYISLVAFRCIVGIGLGGGPVLNSWFLEFVPSRSRGTWMVIFSGFWTLGAILEASLAWLIMPTLGWRWLLALSSIPSIILLLFYRMVPESPRYLCMRGRTADALHILENIAVINKKQLPSGILVSDHIIENELQTCQTEGLHLLSVRKLEGKVIEEAENQVGAMTTLSLLLSRKLIRTTLLIWMVFFAHAFSYYGLVLLTTELSSTSRNCVPNDFHKIDSKNKNLYRDVLVTSFAEFPGLLLSMAVVDRIGRKLSMSAMLFMCCILLIPLVFHQSELVTTCLLFGARLFISGSFTILYIYVPEVYPTTVRTTGFGTASSVGRIGGMLCPLVAVSLLHACHQILSIFLFEIVIFSSGVAVLLLQQETKGCALNDTI